The genomic interval CCCGTTCACCGTAACGGACCCGGGCTCGCTCGCCTTCTGGTTCTTCCCGGGCTCGCTGGGCGGACGCCGCGGCTTCGCTCCCAGCGCCTCGTCCATCGGGGGTGTCACGGGCTTCCGCAACTCGTTCGAATCGGGCGACCGGCGGCGCGCCGTGGCCGTGCGCTTCACCGGCGGCGGCACGGCGTACGGCTACAAGTACACCGACATCGCCAGCACCGCGGACGACGTTCCGATCCTTCGGCTGGCCGAGATGTACCTGATCCGTTCCGAGGCGGCGGCCCGCCTGGGCGGCCGGCTTCCCGAGGCCATCGCCGACCTGAACGTGATCCGCAACCGCGCCGGGCTGGCCAACCTGCCGGCGTCGGTCGACACGCAGGTCGAGGTGCTGGCGGCCAATCTGGACGAGCGTCGGCACGAGCTCTTCTACGAGGGGCACCGCTTCTTCGACCTGAAGCGCTTCGCCGACGCGGTTCCGGCGGCGCAGGCGGTGCTGACGGCGCGCGGGATCACGGGCAACCGCCTGCTGTTCCCGGTGCCGCAGCGCGAGATCGACGCCAACCCGAAGCTGACGCAGAACCCCGGCTACTGAAGCCGGCGGGTTTTGCCGACGGGCAGGCAAGGTGAACAGGCGGCGCTCCTCCTTCGGGAGGGGCGCCGTTTTCCTGCAGGTACCGTCCAGGCAACCTCGCCGGGCGAACCACACCACCGCATCCGCATGGGCGATCCACCTGACGGCGAAGTGATCCTGGGGCTGGGGGCCAACCTGGGCGACCCCCTCGCGCAGCTCGCGCGCGCGGTGTCGGCGCTGGACGGCGTGGTGCGAATCGGCCGCGTGTCGTCCGTCTATCGCACGGAGCCGGTGGGCTACCGCGACCAGCCGGACTTCTACAACCTCGTCCTGATGGGTACGGCCCGCGGCGATCCCGAGGCGGTGCTGCGCGCGCTGCTGGAGGTGGAGCGCGTGCTGGGGCGGGTGCGCACCTTCGCGGACGCCCCCCGCACCATCGACATTGACCTGCTGGCGTTCGGAACGCGGGTGATGGAGGTGCCGGGGCTCACGCTGCCGCACCCGCGCATGCACCAGCGCGGCTTCGTGCTTCATCCGCTGGCCGAGATCGCCCCGGAGTGGCGGCATCCCGTACTGGGCCAGACGGCGCGGGAGTTGCTTTCCGCGGGGGCGGCGCGGGAGCGGGTGGAGCGTGTGGGCCCGCTGGATCCGCCACCGGGGGCGCTTGCCCCCGGGCGCCCGTCCGGCTAAGCTCTTCGCGGCGCCGGGCGCGTCCCTTTTCGCGACGCAGGATGTCCCGCAGCCACGACTTCACCATCGGTGTGGAGGAAGAGTACCAGCTGGTGGACGCGGCCACGGGCGCCCTGCGCAGCCGTGCGCGCTACGTGATCTCGGGCGACTGGGCGGGCGAGCTGAAGCCCGAGATGCAGGAACACACCATCGAGGTGGGCACCGGCGTGTGGCGGGGTTCGCACGGGGTTCGCGGCGACCTGGCCCGGCTGCGGTTCATGGCGGCCGTGGCGGCGGAGGCCGAGGGCATGCGCATCGTGGCCGCGGG from Longimicrobium sp. carries:
- the folK gene encoding 2-amino-4-hydroxy-6-hydroxymethyldihydropteridine diphosphokinase, with translation MGDPPDGEVILGLGANLGDPLAQLARAVSALDGVVRIGRVSSVYRTEPVGYRDQPDFYNLVLMGTARGDPEAVLRALLEVERVLGRVRTFADAPRTIDIDLLAFGTRVMEVPGLTLPHPRMHQRGFVLHPLAEIAPEWRHPVLGQTARELLSAGAARERVERVGPLDPPPGALAPGRPSG